A DNA window from Maribellus comscasis contains the following coding sequences:
- the map gene encoding type I methionyl aminopeptidase, which yields MIYLKTKEEIKLIRESSLLVSKTLALVASKIRPGISTLELDRIAETFIRNNDGVPAFKGFEGFPNTLCVSVNDVVVHGIPSDYKIKDGDIVSVDCGVLKESFYGDSCYTFEVGDVSEQKKLLCKIAKEALTLGIEKAVEGNRIGTLGNVIQNHVEKYGFSVVRELNGHGIGRDLHEEPEVRNYGKPWRGEKLHSGMVIAIEPMVNAGSRKIYQMEDGWTVKTIDGKPAAHFEHTVMVGEDKAEVLSTFEIIEEQIEKNNFLWQNSLL from the coding sequence ATGATCTACCTTAAAACAAAGGAAGAGATTAAACTGATACGAGAAAGTAGCTTATTGGTAAGCAAAACTCTGGCTTTAGTTGCCAGTAAAATTCGGCCGGGAATTTCAACGCTTGAGTTGGATCGAATAGCCGAAACGTTCATTCGAAATAATGATGGAGTACCTGCGTTTAAAGGTTTTGAAGGGTTTCCGAATACCTTGTGTGTGTCGGTAAACGATGTGGTTGTACACGGTATCCCGTCCGATTATAAAATTAAAGACGGTGATATCGTTTCTGTAGACTGCGGAGTGCTTAAAGAAAGCTTTTATGGCGATTCCTGCTATACTTTTGAAGTTGGAGATGTTTCTGAACAAAAAAAGTTATTATGCAAAATTGCAAAAGAAGCGTTAACTTTGGGCATTGAAAAAGCAGTTGAAGGAAACAGGATCGGAACACTTGGGAACGTAATCCAAAATCATGTTGAGAAATATGGTTTTTCTGTTGTTCGTGAATTAAACGGACACGGTATCGGCAGAGACCTGCATGAAGAACCTGAAGTTAGGAACTATGGCAAACCGTGGAGAGGAGAAAAATTACACAGTGGGATGGTAATTGCTATTGAGCCAATGGTGAATGCAGGAAGTAGGAAGATTTATCAAATGGAGGATGGATGGACTGTTAAAACGATCGATGGGAAGCCTGCTGCTCATTTTGAACACACTGTTATGGTGGGGGAGGATAAGGCAGAGGTTCTGTCTACTTTTGAAATTATTGAAGAACAAATAGAAAAAAATAATTTTTTATGGCAAAACAGCCTTCTATAG
- a CDS encoding pentapeptide repeat-containing protein: MGKYNADVVFENEDFTTFDFVKAEFEECRFINCNFSNTNLSDAAFSECEFENCDLSMAQLRNTAFQNVNFKNCKLIGLPFDECNSFLLSFNFDSCILSFSSFHKLKIKNTSFIKCKMEEVDFSAANLSKTIFSESDLPGAIFDNTILEEANFSSAYNFSIDPDLNNIKKAKFSIQNVSGLLDKFNIIIE; encoded by the coding sequence ATGGGAAAATACAATGCGGACGTAGTTTTTGAGAATGAAGATTTTACAACTTTTGATTTTGTAAAAGCCGAATTTGAGGAGTGCCGGTTTATAAATTGTAATTTTTCAAATACCAATCTTTCAGATGCTGCTTTTTCGGAATGTGAATTTGAAAACTGTGACCTGAGCATGGCTCAATTGCGAAATACAGCTTTTCAGAATGTAAATTTCAAAAATTGTAAGTTGATAGGACTTCCGTTTGATGAATGTAACTCTTTTTTACTTTCGTTTAACTTCGATTCCTGTATTCTTAGCTTTTCGTCGTTTCATAAATTAAAAATAAAAAATACGAGTTTTATAAAATGTAAAATGGAAGAAGTTGATTTTTCGGCGGCAAACCTCTCTAAAACAATTTTCAGCGAAAGTGATTTACCGGGTGCTATTTTTGATAATACAATTCTTGAGGAAGCCAATTTTAGTTCAGCATATAATTTTTCTATCGACCCTGATTTAAATAACATCAAAAAAGCAAAATTCTCTATTCAAAATGTTTCCGGGCTGCTTGACAAATTCAACATTATCATCGAATAA
- the rpsM gene encoding 30S ribosomal protein S13, protein MARIVGVDIPDNKRGEVALTYIYGIGRSRATSILEEAGVDKDLKVKDWDDDQFGAIRKVINESFKVEGELRSEVQMNIKRLMDIGSYRGIRHRIGLPVRGQSTKNNARTRKGKRKTVANKKMATK, encoded by the coding sequence ATGGCACGTATTGTTGGTGTTGATATTCCAGATAATAAAAGAGGTGAGGTAGCACTCACTTATATTTATGGTATTGGCCGTAGCAGGGCAACCAGTATCCTCGAAGAAGCCGGAGTTGATAAAGATTTGAAAGTGAAAGACTGGGATGATGACCAGTTTGGAGCAATTCGTAAAGTTATCAACGAAAGTTTTAAAGTAGAAGGTGAACTTCGGTCTGAAGTTCAGATGAATATTAAACGTTTGATGGATATTGGTAGTTACCGTGGTATCCGTCACCGTATTGGTTTACCGGTACGCGGGCAAAGTACAAAAAATAATGCCCGTACTCGTAAAGGGAAACGTAAAACTGTTGCGAATAAAAAAATGGCCACTAAATAA
- the infA gene encoding translation initiation factor IF-1, whose product MAKQPSIEQDGKIIEALSNAMFRVELENGHIITAHISGKMRMHYIKILPGDKVKVEMSPYDLTKGRITFRYKN is encoded by the coding sequence ATGGCAAAACAGCCTTCTATAGAACAAGATGGAAAAATTATAGAGGCATTATCAAATGCAATGTTTCGTGTTGAATTAGAAAATGGGCACATTATTACTGCTCATATTTCAGGAAAAATGAGAATGCACTATATAAAGATTTTGCCCGGAGATAAGGTGAAAGTGGAGATGTCTCCCTATGATTTAACTAAAGGTAGAATTACGTTTAGATACAAAAATTAA
- a CDS encoding T9SS type A sorting domain-containing protein — MKNVVLKCSFILTMNLLLPFLTEAQQFWNTTNEFWGGPKTGITITHDSVIIVSTNRAVMKSTNECEQLEKVLSASEIYSVFSTKEGKIFAGGLGKIFFSSDLGINWDSVSIHSNYPVIEFAENSTADIFAITSDYDEGDGVYYSGDHGVNWEKRNSGLGTHLGCSNIAVDKNDLLYLTISDEQNVGFGGLFVSDDDGLTWEKISVSVNLLSNPIRIGTTTGLSVLPNDSIYLSFYGLASNYLIQLNIYKSINDVRINNSWEVLQLMGFQNWWEDFVLNDIKITQNGDWYSSTSGTVSNGGTCYSTDGENWEILDFGLGTDILGTRSEQFFTEKENGRVFMIQMLDERIYKTNKSLYTGIRDPVQISKPISVYPNPVTNGQKITVQLQSNSHNNFVTLYDITGKTIYSSPVTSTENKIDAPGQKGVYIVEVVSDSQKYSSKLFVQ; from the coding sequence ATGAAAAATGTAGTTCTTAAGTGTTCATTCATTTTGACAATGAATCTGTTGTTACCTTTTTTAACAGAAGCACAACAATTCTGGAACACTACAAATGAATTTTGGGGTGGACCAAAAACAGGAATAACAATAACACATGATTCGGTTATTATAGTGAGCACCAACAGAGCAGTTATGAAAAGTACCAACGAATGTGAACAGCTCGAAAAGGTTTTGAGCGCATCAGAAATTTACTCTGTATTCTCCACAAAAGAAGGCAAAATTTTTGCCGGTGGTCTTGGAAAAATTTTCTTTTCGTCTGATTTGGGAATAAATTGGGACTCTGTTTCAATCCATTCAAACTACCCTGTAATAGAATTTGCTGAAAACTCAACAGCCGATATATTTGCAATAACCAGCGATTATGATGAAGGTGACGGAGTTTATTATTCCGGTGATCATGGAGTAAACTGGGAAAAGCGAAACAGCGGCCTGGGAACTCATTTAGGTTGCAGCAATATAGCAGTAGATAAAAATGACTTGCTCTATCTCACCATATCCGATGAACAAAATGTTGGTTTCGGAGGCCTTTTTGTTTCAGACGACGACGGCCTGACGTGGGAAAAAATCTCAGTTAGTGTAAATCTTTTAAGTAATCCGATAAGAATTGGAACGACCACCGGCTTGTCGGTTTTGCCAAACGATAGTATTTATCTTAGCTTTTATGGTTTGGCAAGTAATTACCTCATTCAATTGAATATTTATAAAAGCATTAATGATGTCAGAATAAACAATTCATGGGAAGTTCTTCAACTTATGGGTTTTCAAAACTGGTGGGAAGATTTTGTATTAAACGATATAAAAATTACACAGAATGGTGATTGGTATTCATCAACCAGCGGCACTGTAAGCAATGGAGGGACTTGTTATTCAACTGACGGGGAAAACTGGGAAATACTGGACTTTGGACTTGGAACAGATATTCTGGGTACTCGCAGTGAACAGTTCTTTACCGAAAAAGAAAACGGGAGAGTCTTCATGATTCAAATGCTCGACGAAAGAATATACAAAACAAATAAGAGTTTGTATACAGGAATCCGGGATCCGGTACAAATTTCAAAGCCTATAAGCGTTTATCCAAACCCCGTTACAAACGGACAAAAGATAACGGTTCAGCTACAAAGTAACTCTCATAATAATTTTGTTACCCTTTACGACATAACTGGAAAAACAATTTATTCCTCTCCTGTTACAAGTACCGAAAACAAAATAGATGCTCCGGGACAGAAAGGTGTTTATATTGTCGAAGTCGTTTCAGATAGCCAAAAATATTCTTCCAAACTTTTCGTTCAATAA
- a CDS encoding DNA-directed RNA polymerase subunit alpha gives MAILAFQKPDKVIMIESDNQVGKFEFRPLEPGYGITIGNALRRILLSSLEGYAITTVKIEGVDHEFSTIKGVIEDVTDIILNLKQIRLKNEVEDFDSEKVTISITGQEEFTAGDINKFMTGFRVLNPELVICRMEPDVKLQMEISINKGRGYVPAIENKPVEAEFGVIPIDSIFTPIKKVKYAVENYRVEQKTDYEKLVLDIVTDGSIHPKDALKEAAKILIYHFMLFSDEKITLDSDEKFANEEFDEEVLHMRQLLKTKLVDMDLSVRALNCLKAADVDTLGDLVTYNRNDLLKFRNFGKKSLTELDDLLDNMGLNFGMDITKYKLDKE, from the coding sequence ATGGCAATATTAGCATTCCAAAAGCCTGACAAGGTGATAATGATTGAATCCGATAATCAAGTCGGAAAATTCGAATTTCGTCCGTTGGAACCCGGATATGGTATTACAATTGGTAACGCGTTACGACGGATTCTTTTATCATCGCTGGAAGGGTATGCAATCACAACTGTAAAAATTGAAGGTGTTGACCATGAATTTTCTACGATTAAAGGGGTTATTGAAGATGTAACAGATATTATCCTTAATCTGAAGCAAATTCGGTTAAAAAATGAAGTGGAAGATTTCGACAGTGAGAAAGTTACCATCAGCATTACCGGACAGGAAGAATTTACAGCAGGCGATATTAATAAGTTTATGACTGGTTTCAGGGTATTGAATCCTGAACTGGTAATTTGCAGAATGGAGCCGGATGTAAAACTTCAAATGGAAATCTCAATCAACAAAGGACGTGGATATGTTCCGGCTATTGAGAATAAACCGGTGGAAGCTGAGTTTGGAGTTATCCCAATTGATTCAATTTTTACTCCAATCAAAAAAGTAAAATATGCTGTTGAAAACTATCGTGTAGAACAAAAAACAGACTACGAAAAATTAGTACTGGATATTGTTACCGATGGTTCTATTCATCCAAAAGATGCGCTAAAAGAAGCCGCTAAAATTCTTATTTATCATTTCATGTTGTTCTCTGACGAGAAAATTACACTCGATTCGGATGAGAAATTTGCAAATGAAGAATTTGATGAAGAGGTGCTTCATATGCGTCAGCTCCTGAAAACTAAATTGGTTGACATGGATTTGTCAGTTCGTGCATTGAACTGTCTGAAAGCAGCCGATGTTGATACATTGGGCGATTTGGTAACATACAATCGTAACGATTTACTGAAATTTAGAAACTTTGGTAAAAAGTCGCTTACCGAATTGGATGACCTTTTAGACAATATGGGGCTGAATTTTGGAATGGACATCACGAAGTATAAATTGGATAAGGAGTAA
- the rplQ gene encoding 50S ribosomal protein L17 has protein sequence MRHNKKFNHLSRKSAHRKAMLANMASSLIENKRISTTVAKAKALRMYVEPLITKAKDDTTHSRRVVFSYLQNKDAVSILFREVAEKIADRPGGYTRILKTGNRLGDNAEMCIIELVDYNETMLAAKEETAKPKKRRSRRGGSAKKSDSPTPVAEKQKGEEKVDVVEDVKPVEETETTSEETEVKAETAEETKSETKADEEDSSDEEKKDE, from the coding sequence ATGAGACATAATAAGAAATTTAATCATTTAAGCCGAAAAAGTGCACATCGGAAAGCGATGTTGGCAAACATGGCAAGTTCGCTTATCGAGAATAAGAGAATTTCGACCACGGTTGCTAAAGCGAAAGCATTACGAATGTATGTTGAGCCTTTGATTACTAAGGCAAAAGACGATACAACACATTCACGCAGGGTAGTTTTTAGTTATCTGCAAAACAAAGATGCTGTTTCAATTCTTTTTAGAGAAGTAGCAGAAAAAATTGCTGATCGCCCGGGAGGATACACCCGTATTTTGAAAACAGGTAACCGTTTGGGAGACAATGCAGAGATGTGTATTATTGAGTTGGTTGATTACAACGAAACCATGTTGGCAGCAAAAGAAGAAACTGCGAAGCCGAAAAAACGTCGTTCTCGTCGCGGTGGAAGTGCTAAAAAATCTGATTCACCTACTCCGGTAGCTGAAAAACAGAAAGGTGAAGAAAAGGTTGACGTTGTTGAAGATGTTAAGCCTGTTGAAGAAACAGAGACTACATCAGAAGAAACCGAAGTAAAAGCAGAAACGGCAGAAGAAACCAAATCTGAAACCAAAGCAGATGAGGAAGATTCTTCAGACGAAGAAAAGAAAGACGAATAA
- the rpsD gene encoding 30S ribosomal protein S4 codes for MARYRGPKSKIARKFGEPIFGPDKVFEHKNYPPGMHGLSAKRRKKSEYGLQLKEKQKAKYTYGVLEKQFRNLFEKASAAKGITGEVLLQLLESRLDNVVFRMGIAKTRAAARQFVSHKHITVNGNVVNIPSYTVKPGDIVGVREKSKSLEEITDSLHSRRSSRYEWLEWDTDQMVGKFLNRPEREEIPENIKEQLIVELYSK; via the coding sequence ATGGCAAGATATAGAGGACCAAAATCTAAAATAGCTCGTAAATTTGGCGAACCAATTTTCGGCCCGGATAAAGTATTTGAACACAAGAATTATCCTCCGGGAATGCACGGTTTGTCCGCAAAAAGAAGAAAAAAATCTGAATACGGGCTTCAGTTAAAAGAAAAACAAAAAGCTAAATATACCTATGGGGTATTGGAAAAACAATTCCGTAATCTTTTTGAAAAAGCGTCAGCAGCAAAAGGGATTACCGGTGAAGTTTTGCTTCAGTTACTTGAATCAAGACTTGATAATGTAGTTTTCCGCATGGGTATCGCTAAAACACGGGCAGCTGCTCGTCAGTTTGTTTCGCACAAACATATTACAGTAAATGGAAACGTAGTAAATATTCCTTCGTATACTGTTAAACCTGGCGACATTGTTGGCGTTCGGGAAAAATCAAAATCGTTGGAAGAAATTACAGACTCATTGCATTCACGCCGAAGCTCAAGATACGAGTGGCTGGAATGGGATACCGACCAAATGGTGGGTAAATTCCTGAACCGTCCGGAACGTGAAGAAATACCTGAAAACATCAAAGAGCAGCTTATCGTAGAGTTGTATTCAAAATAA
- the rpsK gene encoding 30S ribosomal protein S11: MAKKTGTSRKRTVVVEANGMAHVHSSFNNIIVTLTNMNGEVISWSSAGKKGFRGSKKNTPYAAQVAAEECAKTAYDLGLRKVKVFVKGPGNGRESAMRALASVGIQITEIVDVTPLPHNGCRPAKRRRV; this comes from the coding sequence ATGGCAAAAAAGACGGGAACAAGTAGGAAGAGAACTGTGGTTGTTGAAGCCAATGGAATGGCTCACGTTCACTCCTCTTTCAACAATATTATCGTTACGCTGACGAATATGAACGGAGAAGTTATTTCGTGGTCGTCGGCTGGAAAAAAAGGATTTCGCGGTTCTAAAAAGAACACTCCCTATGCTGCACAGGTTGCTGCAGAAGAGTGTGCTAAAACTGCATATGACCTTGGACTTCGTAAAGTAAAAGTATTCGTTAAAGGGCCGGGAAATGGTCGTGAATCAGCGATGAGAGCTTTGGCTAGTGTAGGCATTCAGATTACTGAAATTGTTGATGTTACACCACTGCCGCATAACGGTTGCAGACCGGCAAAAAGAAGACGTGTATAA
- a CDS encoding replication-associated recombination protein A: MSNQPLAERLRPKTLDDYIGQEHLVGKDSVLRKMIESGNISSLILWGPPGVGKTTLAKIIANTLERPFYTLSAINSGVKDVREVIEKAKKQQFFNRPNPILFIDEIHRFSKSQQDSLLGAVEDGTITLIGATTENPSFEVISPLLSRCQVYILEHLDKKGLLQIVDLAIKKDTVLKEKKITIKEEQALLRFSGGDARKLLNVVELVVLAEETGEVEITDKKVTSRLQKNLATYDKKGEMHYDIISAFIKSIRGSDPDAAVYWLARMLEGGEDIKFIARRLLILAAEDVGLANPNALLLAQSTFDAVHKIGPPESRIILSECTIYLATSPKSNSAYSAIDSAISLVRRTGDLPVPLHIRNAPTKLMKEIGYGKNYKYAHSYEGNFAEQDFLPGEIKNERIYHPQNNPTEAKILERLKKWWGKRF; the protein is encoded by the coding sequence ATGAGCAACCAACCACTGGCAGAACGATTACGGCCCAAAACACTGGACGACTACATCGGACAAGAACACCTGGTGGGAAAAGATTCTGTGTTGCGAAAAATGATTGAATCGGGAAATATTTCCTCTTTGATTTTATGGGGACCTCCGGGCGTTGGCAAAACGACATTGGCAAAAATTATTGCCAATACACTGGAAAGACCTTTTTATACTTTGAGTGCCATAAATTCAGGAGTAAAAGATGTTCGTGAAGTAATAGAAAAAGCAAAAAAACAACAGTTCTTTAACCGGCCAAATCCGATTCTTTTTATCGACGAAATTCACCGCTTTAGTAAATCGCAGCAGGATTCGCTTTTGGGAGCAGTTGAAGACGGAACAATTACACTGATTGGTGCAACTACTGAAAATCCGTCGTTTGAGGTTATCTCCCCTCTCCTTTCGCGTTGTCAGGTTTATATTCTGGAACATTTAGATAAAAAAGGACTGTTGCAAATTGTTGATCTGGCCATAAAAAAGGATACTGTTTTAAAAGAGAAAAAAATTACCATTAAGGAAGAACAGGCCCTGCTAAGGTTCTCAGGCGGCGATGCAAGAAAGTTGCTAAATGTAGTTGAACTGGTTGTTCTGGCCGAAGAAACTGGCGAAGTTGAAATCACTGATAAAAAGGTGACCAGCCGCCTTCAGAAAAATCTTGCGACCTACGACAAAAAGGGTGAAATGCACTATGATATTATTTCTGCATTTATTAAAAGCATTCGTGGCAGCGATCCGGATGCGGCAGTTTATTGGCTGGCCCGCATGCTTGAAGGTGGAGAAGATATAAAATTTATTGCCCGGCGATTGTTAATTCTTGCTGCTGAAGATGTTGGACTGGCGAATCCCAATGCCTTGCTTTTAGCGCAGAGCACTTTTGATGCTGTACATAAAATTGGTCCGCCTGAATCGCGGATAATCCTTTCAGAATGTACCATTTATCTGGCAACTTCGCCCAAGAGTAATTCTGCATACTCTGCTATCGATTCAGCCATCTCACTGGTTAGAAGAACCGGAGACCTGCCTGTTCCGCTTCATATCAGAAATGCACCGACTAAACTGATGAAAGAAATCGGATACGGTAAGAATTATAAATATGCCCACTCGTACGAAGGAAATTTTGCTGAACAGGATTTTCTTCCCGGTGAAATAAAAAATGAAAGAATATACCACCCTCAAAATAATCCTACAGAGGCGAAAATACTTGAACGATTAAAAAAATGGTGGGGAAAAAGATTTTAG
- a CDS encoding sugar phosphate isomerase/epimerase family protein — protein sequence MENQNNSSGSFSRRKFIGTTTAAVAAVSLTPFNFGFAPAKPNSKFGGVQIGAITYSWRSMPSTAEDIVKYCIEAGISSVELMGNVAEAYAGIPEGPARPPRGVELSEDEQKKLQKAREEATENQKQWRLSVSMDKYKALRKMFNKAGIDIHIVKFAPANWSDDEIDYAFKAAKVLGAKGITNEIGEDACKRLGKFADKHNMYAIYHNHLQPGEPGFSFDKFLGYSPKNMLNFDAGHYFGATGNHPNEVIERLHDRIFSIHLKDKTGKNANPANTNMPWGKGDTPIGDMLKLVQKNKWPIYFDIELEYPVPDGSDAQKEVTKCVQYCKDILA from the coding sequence ATGGAAAATCAAAACAATTCATCCGGTTCATTTTCGCGTAGAAAATTCATAGGCACAACAACTGCAGCAGTTGCCGCCGTGTCGTTAACACCTTTTAATTTTGGATTTGCCCCGGCGAAACCAAATTCCAAATTCGGAGGAGTTCAGATTGGTGCTATAACCTACAGTTGGAGAAGCATGCCAAGCACAGCAGAAGATATTGTTAAATATTGTATTGAAGCCGGAATTAGTTCGGTTGAGTTAATGGGTAATGTTGCCGAGGCCTATGCAGGGATACCGGAAGGACCAGCCCGTCCGCCCAGGGGAGTAGAACTAAGCGAAGACGAACAGAAGAAATTGCAAAAGGCAAGAGAAGAAGCTACTGAAAACCAAAAGCAGTGGAGGCTTTCTGTTTCGATGGACAAATATAAAGCATTACGCAAAATGTTCAACAAAGCAGGAATTGACATTCATATCGTAAAATTTGCACCTGCCAATTGGAGCGACGATGAAATAGATTATGCTTTTAAAGCTGCGAAAGTTCTGGGAGCAAAAGGAATAACAAATGAGATAGGCGAAGACGCTTGTAAACGTTTGGGCAAGTTTGCCGATAAGCATAATATGTACGCAATTTATCACAATCATTTACAGCCTGGAGAACCCGGTTTTAGTTTTGATAAATTTCTGGGTTATTCACCTAAAAATATGTTAAATTTTGACGCAGGGCATTATTTTGGCGCAACCGGAAATCATCCGAATGAAGTTATCGAACGTTTGCACGATCGAATTTTTAGTATTCATTTAAAAGATAAAACGGGTAAGAATGCCAATCCGGCAAATACAAATATGCCTTGGGGAAAAGGGGACACACCAATTGGCGATATGTTAAAACTGGTTCAGAAAAATAAATGGCCGATTTATTTTGATATTGAACTCGAATATCCGGTTCCGGATGGTTCGGATGCACAGAAAGAAGTAACTAAATGTGTACAATATTGTAAAGATATTTTAGCATAG
- a CDS encoding putative quinol monooxygenase, whose translation MEKYFLHGKLTAKNGQSEQLVKILLKASENMKATKGCRLYVISMCNDEKENIWITEIWDSKYDHDNSLKNKKNKELIMQAIPLLESSPEKGQELKFLGGFGI comes from the coding sequence ATGGAAAAGTATTTTCTTCACGGTAAACTGACAGCCAAAAACGGACAAAGTGAGCAGCTTGTTAAAATTTTACTTAAAGCATCGGAAAATATGAAAGCAACAAAAGGTTGCCGCCTATATGTAATCAGTATGTGCAATGATGAAAAAGAAAACATTTGGATCACCGAAATTTGGGACAGCAAATATGACCATGACAATTCTTTAAAAAATAAGAAAAACAAAGAACTGATAATGCAAGCTATACCACTTCTGGAAAGTAGCCCTGAAAAAGGTCAGGAGCTGAAATTCCTAGGAGGATTTGGAATCTAA
- the secY gene encoding preprotein translocase subunit SecY: MKRFIETLKNIYKIEDLRLRIGTTLFFLLIYRLGSFVSLPGIDPAQLGNLQSQTSDGLLGLINMFSGGAFAQASIFALGIMPYISASIVIQLLGIAVPYFQRLQKEGESGRRKINQITRYLTVLILIPQASAYLTNLHYQLPDSAFAVSGVMFNIPSIIILTAGSMFVLWLGERITDKGIGNGISLIIMIGIIARLPMSVVQEFGARITQQGGGLVMFLVEFVILFFVFVASILLVQGTRRIPVQYAKRIVGNKQYGGVRQYIPLKVNAAGVMPIIFAQAIMMVPITIVGVANSESLSGVAAALSNITGFWYNFTQFMLVVAFTYFYTAITINPTQMAEDMKKNGGFIPGVKPGKKTVEFLDTVMSRITLPGSIFLGLVTILPAFAMMMGIQQSFAYFYGGTSLLILVGVVLDTLQQIESHLLMRHYDGLMKSGRIKGRPGVM, translated from the coding sequence ATGAAACGATTTATTGAAACCCTAAAGAATATTTATAAGATTGAAGATTTAAGGTTGCGAATCGGAACCACCTTATTCTTTTTGTTAATTTACCGGTTGGGATCTTTTGTTTCTCTGCCTGGTATTGACCCGGCTCAGTTGGGAAATTTGCAGAGCCAAACATCCGACGGCTTGCTTGGGTTAATTAACATGTTTTCAGGAGGTGCTTTTGCACAGGCTTCAATTTTTGCTTTAGGTATCATGCCGTATATTTCCGCCTCAATTGTAATCCAGTTACTTGGAATTGCAGTACCCTATTTCCAGAGGTTGCAGAAAGAGGGAGAGTCAGGAAGAAGGAAAATAAATCAGATAACACGTTACTTAACCGTGTTAATTCTGATTCCTCAGGCATCGGCGTATCTGACAAATCTTCATTATCAGTTACCCGATTCAGCATTTGCGGTTTCAGGTGTAATGTTTAATATACCTTCGATAATCATTTTAACTGCTGGATCGATGTTTGTACTTTGGTTAGGGGAGAGAATTACCGATAAAGGAATTGGTAATGGTATTTCTTTAATCATTATGATTGGTATTATTGCCCGTTTACCCATGTCTGTAGTGCAGGAATTTGGTGCACGTATTACACAGCAAGGTGGTGGACTGGTAATGTTCCTTGTTGAGTTTGTTATCCTTTTCTTTGTTTTTGTAGCATCTATTCTGTTGGTTCAGGGAACGCGCAGAATACCTGTGCAGTATGCAAAGCGCATTGTGGGTAACAAACAATATGGAGGTGTGCGTCAGTACATTCCGTTAAAAGTGAATGCTGCAGGTGTAATGCCTATTATTTTTGCTCAGGCAATAATGATGGTACCTATTACAATTGTAGGTGTTGCCAACTCTGAAAGTTTAAGTGGTGTTGCGGCTGCATTATCAAACATCACAGGATTTTGGTATAACTTTACACAGTTTATGCTGGTAGTTGCTTTTACTTATTTTTATACGGCAATTACCATTAATCCTACTCAAATGGCAGAGGATATGAAGAAAAACGGTGGGTTTATACCCGGTGTTAAACCAGGGAAAAAGACCGTTGAGTTTCTCGATACTGTGATGTCGAGAATTACACTTCCGGGGTCAATTTTCCTCGGATTGGTAACTATCCTTCCTGCATTTGCTATGATGATGGGAATTCAACAATCGTTCGCTTATTTTTATGGGGGAACATCCTTGTTGATTCTTGTTGGAGTTGTGTTGGATACCCTGCAGCAAATAGAAAGTCACCTTTTAATGCGCCACTACGACGGTTTGATGAAATCAGGCCGTATAAAAGGCAGACCAGGGGTGATGTAA
- the rpmJ gene encoding 50S ribosomal protein L36 produces MKTRVSVKKRSSDCKIIRRKGRLYVINKKNPKFKQRQG; encoded by the coding sequence ATGAAAACTCGTGTTTCAGTTAAAAAACGTAGTTCCGACTGCAAAATTATACGCAGGAAGGGACGTTTGTATGTGATTAATAAAAAGAACCCGAAGTTTAAACAACGTCAGGGATAA